In Idiomarina sp. PL1-037, a single genomic region encodes these proteins:
- a CDS encoding S8 family serine peptidase has product MTIDPILLRRSLLATVIATSLTACGGSDSSSSSGGGDEEPDVATYLVTTEFNVGGSLTPEEQEVEEGSTTEFTVTVDNGFQLETISGCDGTLEDEIYTTGTIDAECTVTAEFDETVSLTGKQVSFSSSPSLNEDVTVAIESEGAYDEAIWALVHADTDSSVDLVVTETGDSATFSVAEAGSYRLTVSSPDNDSAIVSDFEVAPDLPFNAGKVNATDPNATADETIGVVVNQQWIKPHTSLSKAALEQRVASYDALTVVGYNKIQGMLVEYDESSIQAKEQLELLKLEKGIRGVNARTYQGPDAPIEFLVPGDGSDFSDGGDNWYLETDVGVNFVEAWDITTGSESVLVGVLDAGYFRNHEELASRYAASYTNVTASHGTGVAATIFGESDNDIGVTGINHKSRGVLALAGVNEYISTAEYQSGSDDVRVRVVNNSWGPMGNGPSTIESGIIYSRPFREIAEQYSDILHVWASGNNGTYASTQNGALHLNDEGAEQRLENVMVVAAFGIDGNLLPYSDFGSTVDIAAPSEFKGASLVANDGSSQYYSGNGSVYGYCFSGGFNGTSAAAPVVTGTASLIFSLNPALTAKQVKQIMVDSATDYVTHRHIDSSNCASANAETEALERPIPIVNPKAALELAQSMMSADIALTASVADPFKAAANVEVNVIDESLEFISADWVLEVKNGEGEWVSLSSGSATEQAFTTDISDAGEFRITVDALLEDAEGAEVTTSQSDVFVAAPVVVKTRDTINLESLPSAAITLESKASGAIEGEVLTSDNGQTTLYLKPDSYKLFAAVEGYADGVASVAISHGAGLDVSLNLTPDEFDGVGSIAGIVTDANGEVLPNATVRISGGEQTNGFFASASTDQDGYYAITNISKLDSSGEPIKSFFMESSANGYMRAELSEVIVLAAKERTENFTLEAIPEPEPGDVYFGDDGETADAGWLASGLWNRYDFGNNDPVNTLVDSGYVSLAPDEEGPQAALPEVYGDFAWWYGSEATGTFIGTQREPDQPLSGGRSVEPNSGSLTSPEIDLTNANSPVLSFETWWEIESVNPNESGFDLMEVMLSTDGGQSFTVVRKLNPYVDPNDAEREPKPFSSAGFNRKPVWVSELMDLSEYVGQSIVLRFNFRTNDTLYNGFRGWIIDDVMVYEAQEEQDGVIGTSGALNKSSLMRGGKKISPKATEFHRIHRLPKEQPQVEVKERSIER; this is encoded by the coding sequence ATGACTATCGATCCAATACTTTTACGACGTAGCTTATTAGCTACTGTGATTGCAACCTCGCTGACTGCTTGCGGAGGTTCAGATTCGTCAAGCTCTTCAGGAGGTGGTGATGAAGAGCCTGATGTTGCAACTTATTTAGTGACAACAGAGTTTAATGTTGGTGGAAGCCTAACCCCGGAAGAGCAAGAAGTTGAAGAGGGCAGTACGACGGAGTTCACGGTAACTGTTGACAATGGTTTCCAGTTGGAAACTATTAGTGGCTGTGATGGAACGCTTGAAGACGAGATTTATACAACTGGCACTATAGATGCTGAGTGTACCGTAACAGCGGAATTCGATGAAACGGTGTCATTAACCGGTAAACAGGTCAGTTTCTCGTCAAGCCCTAGCTTGAACGAAGATGTAACAGTGGCGATTGAAAGTGAAGGTGCTTATGATGAAGCCATATGGGCACTGGTGCACGCAGATACCGATAGCAGCGTCGACTTAGTGGTGACAGAAACGGGCGATTCGGCAACGTTTTCTGTAGCTGAAGCGGGAAGTTATCGTTTAACAGTAAGCAGTCCCGATAATGATAGCGCGATTGTGTCTGACTTTGAGGTTGCACCTGACTTGCCTTTCAATGCGGGTAAAGTGAACGCAACAGATCCTAACGCAACCGCTGATGAAACCATTGGCGTTGTTGTTAACCAACAATGGATAAAGCCACATACATCATTATCAAAAGCAGCTCTTGAGCAACGTGTAGCTAGTTACGATGCGTTGACCGTCGTTGGTTATAACAAAATTCAAGGTATGCTGGTTGAGTATGATGAAAGCTCCATACAGGCCAAAGAGCAATTAGAGCTTTTAAAGCTTGAAAAAGGAATTCGCGGCGTAAACGCACGAACCTACCAAGGCCCTGATGCACCTATCGAATTTTTAGTGCCAGGTGACGGCAGTGATTTTTCTGACGGCGGCGATAACTGGTATCTGGAAACGGATGTTGGCGTCAACTTCGTTGAGGCCTGGGACATTACCACGGGTAGCGAGAGTGTTCTGGTGGGCGTGCTTGATGCAGGATACTTCAGAAATCATGAAGAGTTAGCGAGTCGTTATGCGGCATCCTATACCAACGTTACGGCCAGTCATGGTACTGGGGTTGCAGCAACCATTTTTGGGGAAAGTGATAACGATATTGGTGTGACGGGTATTAACCATAAGTCACGCGGTGTTTTGGCTTTAGCCGGTGTGAATGAGTATATCTCTACTGCAGAATACCAAAGTGGCAGCGATGATGTAAGAGTTCGTGTCGTGAATAACTCGTGGGGCCCTATGGGTAATGGCCCAAGCACTATTGAAAGTGGCATCATTTATTCTCGACCGTTCAGAGAAATTGCTGAACAATATAGCGATATTTTGCACGTATGGGCATCGGGCAACAACGGTACCTATGCATCAACACAAAACGGTGCTCTTCATTTGAATGATGAGGGCGCAGAGCAACGACTTGAAAACGTTATGGTGGTAGCTGCCTTTGGTATTGATGGTAACTTGCTGCCGTATAGTGACTTCGGTAGTACTGTTGATATTGCAGCACCGAGTGAGTTTAAAGGCGCAAGCCTTGTTGCTAATGATGGTAGCTCGCAGTATTATTCGGGTAATGGTTCAGTTTACGGTTACTGCTTTAGTGGAGGCTTTAATGGAACGAGCGCAGCTGCACCTGTCGTAACAGGGACTGCGTCACTTATTTTCTCTTTAAACCCAGCGCTTACTGCAAAGCAAGTTAAGCAGATTATGGTTGATAGTGCGACTGACTACGTGACTCATCGTCATATTGACTCAAGTAACTGTGCCTCAGCAAATGCGGAAACCGAAGCGCTTGAACGTCCAATTCCAATTGTGAATCCGAAAGCCGCACTGGAGTTAGCTCAGTCAATGATGAGTGCTGATATTGCATTAACGGCCTCGGTTGCTGATCCGTTTAAAGCTGCAGCTAATGTTGAAGTAAACGTTATTGATGAGTCGTTAGAGTTTATTTCTGCTGACTGGGTACTGGAAGTGAAAAATGGCGAAGGTGAGTGGGTATCGTTGAGCTCAGGCAGTGCGACTGAACAGGCATTTACGACTGATATTTCTGATGCCGGTGAGTTTAGAATAACTGTTGATGCTCTGCTTGAAGACGCAGAGGGGGCTGAAGTCACTACATCTCAGTCCGATGTTTTTGTGGCTGCGCCAGTCGTCGTTAAAACGCGTGATACGATTAATCTAGAAAGTTTGCCAAGTGCCGCGATAACACTAGAGTCAAAAGCCTCGGGTGCAATCGAGGGAGAAGTATTAACCAGCGACAACGGGCAAACAACGCTCTATTTGAAACCAGATAGTTATAAGCTGTTTGCCGCTGTTGAAGGATATGCCGATGGCGTGGCATCGGTTGCTATTTCGCATGGAGCGGGACTGGATGTGTCATTGAATTTAACACCGGATGAATTCGACGGAGTTGGTTCAATCGCGGGTATTGTAACGGATGCCAATGGTGAAGTGTTACCGAACGCCACGGTGCGAATTTCTGGTGGTGAACAAACCAACGGCTTCTTTGCGTCAGCGTCAACTGATCAAGATGGTTATTACGCGATTACCAATATCTCGAAACTAGACTCCTCAGGCGAGCCTATAAAGAGCTTCTTCATGGAATCTAGCGCCAATGGCTATATGCGAGCAGAGTTGTCAGAGGTCATTGTTCTAGCGGCTAAAGAGCGTACAGAGAACTTCACGTTGGAAGCGATTCCAGAGCCTGAGCCAGGCGATGTTTACTTTGGTGATGATGGTGAAACAGCCGATGCAGGTTGGTTGGCTAGTGGTCTATGGAACCGATATGACTTTGGTAACAATGATCCGGTCAATACGCTTGTAGATTCAGGTTATGTAAGCTTAGCGCCAGATGAAGAAGGACCTCAGGCAGCTTTACCAGAAGTCTACGGTGATTTTGCCTGGTGGTACGGAAGTGAAGCCACGGGAACCTTTATTGGTACACAACGTGAACCTGATCAGCCTTTGAGTGGAGGTCGTTCTGTTGAGCCAAACTCAGGTTCATTAACGTCGCCTGAGATTGATTTGACCAATGCGAACTCTCCTGTATTGAGCTTTGAAACATGGTGGGAAATTGAGTCGGTGAACCCGAATGAAAGCGGGTTTGACTTAATGGAAGTTATGTTGAGTACGGATGGTGGCCAGAGCTTTACGGTTGTGCGTAAGCTTAACCCCTACGTGGACCCAAACGATGCAGAGCGTGAGCCTAAGCCTTTCTCTTCAGCTGGCTTTAACAGAAAACCAGTTTGGGTGAGTGAGCTAATGGACTTGTCCGAGTACGTTGGGCAGTCAATTGTCTTGCGCTTTAATTTCCGTACGAATGATACACTCTATAATGGTTTTCGTGGTTGGATCATTGATGACGTAATGGTTTATGAAGCTCAGGAAGAGCAGGATGGTGTCATTGGAACCAGCGGGGCTCTTAATAAGAGCAGCCTAATGCGTGGCGGTAAGAAGATTTCGCCTAAAGCAACTGAGTTCCATCGAATTCACCGTTTACCAAAAGAGCAGCCTCAGGTTGAAGTGAAAGAGCGCAGTATCGAGCGCTGA
- a CDS encoding IS256 family transposase — protein MRPISNKLIDQLLDGCDSPEDILGEAGLLKQLTKKVAERTLEAEMQAHLGYAPNDAAGNNSGNSRNGKTKKAVRSTNGEKELLGLWMAQTEGAKFWLSVMNELKHRGVDDIFIACCDGLKGFPEAIEAVYPKTQVQLCIVHQIRHSLRYVNWKQRKIIAADLKLIYGAATEQALEEFAERWGEEHPTISRSWRANWERLSVFFEYPAEIRKAIYTTNAIESLNASLRKITKTRRSFPNDEAIMKVLYLALHQASKKWTMPMRNWKPAMAQFEIIYHDRI, from the coding sequence AGACATTTTAGGTGAAGCTGGGCTGCTCAAGCAGCTTACCAAGAAAGTCGCTGAACGCACTTTAGAAGCCGAGATGCAAGCCCATTTAGGCTACGCCCCAAATGATGCGGCTGGCAATAACAGCGGCAATTCCCGTAACGGCAAAACCAAGAAGGCCGTTCGTAGCACCAACGGTGAAAAAGAGCTCCTTGGCCTGTGGATGGCGCAAACCGAAGGCGCTAAATTCTGGTTATCTGTGATGAACGAGCTTAAACATCGCGGCGTCGATGACATCTTTATCGCCTGTTGCGATGGCCTGAAGGGTTTCCCCGAAGCCATTGAAGCGGTTTACCCGAAGACTCAGGTACAGCTGTGCATTGTGCATCAAATTCGCCACTCTCTGCGTTACGTAAACTGGAAGCAACGCAAGATCATCGCAGCTGACTTAAAGCTAATTTATGGCGCTGCAACAGAGCAGGCGCTGGAAGAGTTCGCTGAAAGATGGGGTGAAGAGCATCCGACCATAAGCCGCTCATGGCGGGCAAACTGGGAACGCTTAAGCGTATTCTTCGAATACCCGGCGGAGATACGTAAGGCTATCTACACCACTAACGCCATCGAGTCGCTGAACGCGTCATTGCGTAAAATTACCAAGACTCGCCGGTCGTTCCCGAATGATGAGGCCATCATGAAGGTATTGTACTTAGCCTTGCATCAGGCATCGAAAAAGTGGACGATGCCCATGCGCAACTGGAAACCGGCCATGGCGCAATTCGAGATCATATATCATGATCGGATTTAA